From Haloglomus litoreum, the proteins below share one genomic window:
- a CDS encoding DUF7559 family protein produces MPKTLEITCADEGCDLDMAELHYTYNMPDGTGAEAFSCPYCGGEVEAINA; encoded by the coding sequence ATGCCCAAGACGCTCGAGATCACGTGTGCCGACGAGGGCTGCGACCTCGACATGGCGGAGCTGCACTACACCTACAACATGCCCGACGGGACGGGCGCCGAGGCGTTCAGCTGTCCGTACTGCGGTGGCGAGGTGGAGGCGATCAACGCGTGA
- a CDS encoding DUF99 family protein: MTDGVRALGVAESAAGDRSATVAGAVVRADRTFEDLVLDSWTVGGTDATDTVVDCWGLLDREDVRYVIVAGIAPAWFNVLDLHAIHEAVERPVLSVSFEASDGLEPALRDAFADDPDGRERRLSVYERQPPRERVTVNDETCFVRAVGCDDETAREVVARFTPEGGRPEPVRVARLCARGGDDFRRRESE; the protein is encoded by the coding sequence GTGACGGACGGGGTCCGCGCGCTCGGCGTGGCCGAGTCGGCCGCGGGGGACCGGTCGGCGACCGTCGCCGGGGCCGTGGTCCGCGCGGACCGCACCTTCGAGGACCTCGTACTGGATTCCTGGACGGTCGGCGGCACGGACGCTACCGACACGGTCGTCGACTGCTGGGGGCTTCTCGACCGGGAGGACGTCCGGTACGTCATCGTGGCGGGCATCGCCCCCGCGTGGTTCAACGTCCTCGACCTGCACGCCATCCACGAGGCCGTCGAGCGGCCGGTGCTGTCGGTCTCCTTCGAGGCGAGCGACGGGCTGGAGCCGGCGCTCCGCGATGCGTTCGCCGACGACCCCGACGGGCGCGAGCGCCGGCTCTCGGTCTACGAGCGCCAGCCGCCCCGCGAACGGGTGACTGTCAACGACGAGACCTGCTTCGTCCGGGCGGTCGGTTGCGACGACGAGACGGCCCGCGAGGTGGTGGCCCGGTTCACCCCCGAAGGCGGCCGCCCCGAACCCGTCCGCGTGGCCAGGCTCTGCGCCCGCGGCGGCGACGACTTCCGGCGACGGGAATCCGAGTGA
- a CDS encoding PhnE/PtxC family ABC transporter permease: protein MSSDSVDEILGRIERRFAIRRLLTLAAIALAAATVYFGTGFLGSRPVPDIIRFAQFDFFFQEFAKYLRPNFIDFTLYTRENEIGGLRAIVVSLSRPMTIVETIQSLRSSLIVSAVVMTLSIGIVGTILGFPFALFFGVLGSERVTPFPFNFGFRGVMSTIRAVPALVWVFIFAALVPLSPLTAMLAVATDTVGNLGRLFTDELEEIDEGPIEAIRSTGASRPQVINFGMLSQVSSSFVAWTLYILEINTRIAVSLGVVGAGGLGQYIQQNLNLFNSFRAGAGLLTLLVLVLSIELLSSRLRARLRPSEHDSKGFIDALRDLGDGNKWLGRGTDR from the coding sequence GTGAGCAGCGACTCCGTCGACGAGATCCTGGGACGCATCGAGCGCCGGTTCGCCATCCGACGGCTCCTGACGCTCGCCGCCATCGCGCTGGCGGCGGCCACCGTCTACTTCGGGACCGGGTTCCTCGGGAGCCGCCCCGTCCCCGACATCATCCGGTTCGCGCAGTTCGACTTCTTCTTCCAGGAGTTCGCGAAGTACCTGCGGCCGAACTTCATCGACTTCACGCTGTACACCCGGGAGAACGAGATCGGCGGCCTCCGGGCCATCGTCGTCAGCCTGTCGCGCCCGATGACCATCGTCGAGACGATCCAGTCGCTGCGGAGCAGCCTCATCGTCTCGGCGGTCGTGATGACGCTCTCTATCGGTATCGTCGGCACAATCCTCGGGTTCCCGTTCGCGCTGTTCTTCGGCGTGCTGGGCTCCGAGCGGGTCACGCCGTTCCCCTTCAACTTCGGGTTCCGCGGCGTGATGTCGACCATCCGCGCCGTCCCGGCGCTGGTCTGGGTGTTCATCTTCGCCGCGCTCGTCCCGCTCTCGCCGCTGACGGCGATGCTCGCGGTCGCCACCGACACCGTCGGCAACCTCGGCCGCCTGTTCACGGACGAGCTGGAGGAGATCGACGAGGGGCCCATCGAGGCCATCCGCTCGACGGGCGCCTCCCGGCCGCAGGTCATCAACTTCGGGATGCTCTCGCAGGTCTCCTCCTCGTTCGTCGCCTGGACGCTCTACATCCTCGAGATCAACACCCGCATCGCGGTCTCCCTGGGTGTCGTCGGGGCCGGCGGGCTCGGCCAGTACATCCAGCAGAACCTCAACCTGTTCAACTCGTTCCGCGCCGGCGCCGGGCTGCTGACGCTGCTCGTGCTCGTGCTCTCCATCGAGCTGCTCTCCTCCCGGCTCCGCGCCCGGCTCCGCCCCTCGGAGCACGACTCGAAGGGGTTCATCGACGCGCTCCGCGACCTGGGTGACGGGAACAAGTGGCTCGGCCGCGGGACCGACCGGTAA
- a CDS encoding uracil-DNA glycosylase, translated as MSESLPGEMDGVAVTACEACPELCESRSRIVNGIGPTDADLVFVGEAPGASEDEQGEPFVGRSGDVLTEALRDRGLARRDVRITNCVRCRPPDNRDPKRDELANCKGYLAAELRQVDPELVVTLGKVPAQHLLERSVAVTKEAGTVHDARVGDGSYRVLLCVHPAATLYDRSQESTFADALDEAVALAGLDEEGGGQSRLGEF; from the coding sequence ATGAGCGAATCGCTGCCAGGCGAGATGGATGGTGTCGCGGTGACGGCCTGTGAGGCGTGCCCGGAGCTGTGCGAGTCGCGCTCGCGCATCGTCAACGGGATCGGCCCGACGGACGCCGACCTCGTGTTCGTCGGCGAGGCCCCCGGCGCCAGCGAGGACGAGCAGGGCGAGCCGTTCGTCGGCCGCTCGGGCGACGTGCTGACCGAGGCCCTCCGCGACCGCGGGCTGGCGCGCCGGGACGTCCGCATCACCAACTGCGTGCGCTGCCGACCACCGGACAACCGCGACCCGAAACGGGACGAACTCGCCAACTGCAAGGGCTACCTCGCCGCGGAGCTCCGGCAGGTCGACCCCGAACTCGTCGTGACGCTCGGGAAGGTCCCCGCCCAGCACCTGCTCGAGCGGTCGGTGGCGGTGACGAAGGAGGCCGGCACCGTCCACGACGCCCGTGTCGGCGACGGGAGCTACCGGGTCCTGCTCTGTGTCCACCCGGCGGCGACGCTGTACGACCGGAGTCAGGAGAGCACGTTCGCCGACGCGCTGGACGAGGCGGTCGCGCTGGCGGGACTGGACGAGGAGGGGGGCGGGCAGTCGCGGCTCGGGGAGTTCTGA
- a CDS encoding DUF5786 family protein, with protein sequence MGFGSYDESEQENQEIDTDFEDEEGMNTAEHDHRGDVNYEFGDTDSDELLNKLKDIKDQQEEQGS encoded by the coding sequence ATGGGCTTCGGGAGCTACGACGAGTCGGAACAGGAGAACCAGGAGATCGACACCGACTTCGAGGACGAGGAGGGGATGAACACGGCCGAACACGACCACCGCGGCGACGTGAACTACGAGTTCGGGGACACGGACAGCGACGAGTTGCTGAACAAGCTCAAGGACATCAAGGACCAGCAGGAAGAGCAGGGTTCCTGA
- a CDS encoding PhnD/SsuA/transferrin family substrate-binding protein has translation MTNRRKFLKTVGATGALGLVAGCTSGGDGGDGGGGGDGGDGDGGDGGEPTPTPTPVPFGDGRATFYMSPSEPQSLMEAQYQPVKEQLQSELDVNRVPLQYAAGYSAVLQTLGGGAGDIGETGPFAAALGVANDRCDIILQRFGYGSWTYASVIVTQEDSDIESLSDLEGERVAFADRLSASGALYPLYMLKQAGLSIGDLPNDTTDADFTPQFSSHAEAFAALERGQVAAAGVGKFISLNDDRELKSGFRYVKETDGIPRAPIVVSPELSDEEQNAVKEALIEAPESMYLGEDGEADTDDDLWFSDVREASNETYEPVVEVANELGITAELLDQ, from the coding sequence ATGACGAATCGACGTAAGTTCCTGAAAACGGTCGGCGCGACGGGCGCCCTCGGGCTCGTGGCGGGATGTACCAGTGGCGGCGATGGTGGCGACGGTGGCGGGGGCGGTGACGGTGGCGACGGCGACGGCGGTGACGGTGGCGAACCCACACCGACGCCGACGCCGGTCCCGTTCGGCGACGGGCGGGCGACGTTCTACATGTCCCCGAGCGAACCCCAGTCGCTGATGGAGGCCCAGTACCAGCCGGTCAAGGAGCAACTCCAGAGCGAACTCGACGTGAACCGCGTGCCGCTCCAGTACGCCGCGGGCTACAGCGCGGTGCTCCAGACCCTGGGCGGCGGGGCGGGCGACATCGGTGAGACGGGCCCGTTCGCCGCGGCGCTGGGCGTCGCCAACGACCGCTGTGACATCATCCTCCAGCGGTTCGGCTACGGCTCCTGGACGTATGCGTCGGTCATCGTCACGCAGGAGGACTCGGACATCGAGTCCCTGTCGGACCTGGAGGGGGAGCGGGTGGCCTTCGCCGACCGGCTGTCGGCCTCCGGCGCGCTCTACCCGCTGTACATGCTGAAGCAGGCCGGCCTCAGCATCGGCGACCTGCCCAACGACACGACGGACGCCGACTTCACGCCGCAGTTCTCCAGCCACGCCGAGGCCTTCGCGGCCCTGGAGCGCGGTCAGGTCGCGGCCGCCGGCGTCGGGAAGTTCATCTCGCTCAACGACGACCGCGAGCTCAAGAGCGGCTTCCGCTACGTCAAGGAGACCGACGGCATCCCGCGGGCGCCCATCGTCGTCAGCCCCGAGCTCTCGGACGAGGAGCAGAACGCGGTCAAGGAGGCCCTCATCGAGGCCCCCGAATCGATGTACCTCGGCGAGGACGGCGAGGCCGACACCGACGACGACCTCTGGTTCAGCGACGTCCGCGAGGCGAGCAACGAGACCTACGAGCCCGTCGTCGAGGTCGCCAACGAGCTGGGCATCACCGCCGAGCTGCTCGACCAGTAA
- a CDS encoding helix-turn-helix domain-containing protein, with protein MTGPDSAAVADERAEWSRETATGREGTGVDAADAPGWETVAALPASAKLVARVLEHEGPLSGTDLAAETRLPPRTVRYAVGRLEEADVVSEGFSLRDAREKRYRLRID; from the coding sequence ATGACCGGACCGGACTCGGCGGCCGTGGCCGACGAGCGGGCGGAGTGGAGCCGGGAGACCGCAACGGGCCGTGAGGGAACGGGTGTGGACGCGGCGGATGCTCCCGGCTGGGAGACGGTCGCGGCGCTGCCCGCGAGCGCGAAGCTGGTGGCGCGGGTGCTGGAGCACGAGGGGCCGCTGAGCGGGACGGACCTCGCCGCGGAGACACGGCTCCCGCCCCGGACGGTGCGGTACGCCGTGGGGCGGCTGGAGGAGGCGGACGTCGTCAGCGAGGGGTTCTCCCTGCGGGACGCCCGCGAGAAGCGTTACCGGCTCCGGATCGACTGA
- a CDS encoding DUF7344 domain-containing protein: MTETSSDLGPVTAFHLLSARRRVAAVVAVEEANEPISSGELATMTAAAEHGRPPGRLGGRSASAVKADLENDHLPRLVAHDVLRDAEDGYAAGANLESLLSIVDTTVERFGGRSPLATAERQPGDDGPALDGDG, from the coding sequence GTGACGGAGACGAGCTCCGATCTCGGTCCGGTGACCGCGTTCCACCTCCTGAGCGCGCGCCGGCGTGTCGCGGCCGTGGTGGCCGTCGAGGAGGCGAACGAGCCGATCTCGAGCGGCGAGCTCGCGACCATGACCGCTGCCGCCGAGCACGGTCGCCCCCCGGGCCGACTCGGTGGGCGCAGCGCCAGCGCGGTCAAGGCCGACCTCGAGAACGACCACCTCCCGCGACTGGTCGCGCACGACGTCCTCCGCGACGCCGAGGACGGCTACGCGGCCGGGGCGAACCTGGAGAGTCTGCTGTCCATCGTGGACACGACGGTCGAGCGGTTCGGGGGGCGATCCCCGCTCGCGACGGCCGAGCGCCAGCCCGGCGACGACGGGCCCGCGCTCGACGGCGACGGGTGA
- a CDS encoding cryptochrome/photolyase family protein, giving the protein MRLHWHRSDLRVTDNRGLAAAAGVEGADPAPGEGAVLGLFVLDDAVLDHASPPRVAFLLDALASLHDAYRDRGGDLLVRHGDPTAVLPEVAAAHDATGVVWNRGYSGLARERDAAVRDALDDAGVRVAAYHDALHHEPGSITTNAGEPYSVYTYFWKKWRDREKADPYPAPEADQLATPDDPGDLPTLADLGFDDPAAEVPPAGYEAARERLDDFLESDVYEYDDRRDYPADRCTSRLSAHLHYGTIGVREVSEAVAAARADAPDEAARESVDEFRSQLAWREFYHHVLNFNPEVVTENYKQYEHDIDWNEPGEELAAWKRGETGYPIVDAGMRQLLAEAYMHNRVRMIVASFLTKDLLLDWRHGYAHFREKLVDHDTANDNGGWQWAASTGTDAQPYFRIFNPMTQGERYDPAAEYITRYVPELEGVNADDIHSWHELSRSEREQLAPEYPAPIVDHSERREQALAMFKRARGEDPDEE; this is encoded by the coding sequence ATGCGCCTGCACTGGCACCGGAGCGACCTGCGGGTCACGGACAACCGGGGACTGGCCGCCGCGGCCGGGGTCGAGGGTGCCGATCCCGCGCCGGGCGAGGGCGCCGTGCTGGGCCTGTTCGTCCTCGACGACGCCGTCCTCGACCACGCCTCGCCGCCCCGGGTCGCGTTCCTGCTCGACGCACTGGCGTCGCTCCACGACGCGTATCGCGACCGCGGCGGCGACCTCCTCGTCCGCCACGGGGACCCGACGGCGGTCCTCCCTGAGGTCGCCGCCGCGCACGACGCGACGGGCGTGGTCTGGAACCGTGGCTACTCCGGCCTGGCCCGCGAGCGCGACGCCGCCGTCCGCGACGCGCTCGACGACGCCGGCGTCCGGGTCGCCGCGTACCACGACGCGCTCCACCACGAACCCGGCTCGATTACCACCAACGCCGGCGAGCCGTACTCCGTCTACACCTACTTCTGGAAGAAGTGGCGCGACCGCGAGAAGGCCGACCCCTACCCCGCGCCGGAAGCGGACCAGCTCGCGACGCCCGACGACCCCGGGGACCTCCCGACGCTCGCCGACCTCGGCTTCGACGACCCCGCGGCCGAGGTGCCGCCGGCCGGCTACGAGGCGGCCCGCGAGCGCCTCGACGACTTCCTCGAGAGCGACGTCTACGAGTACGACGACCGGCGCGACTACCCGGCCGACCGCTGTACCTCCCGGCTCTCCGCACACCTCCACTACGGGACCATCGGCGTGCGCGAGGTCTCCGAGGCGGTCGCCGCGGCACGGGCCGACGCGCCCGACGAGGCCGCCCGCGAGTCGGTCGACGAGTTCCGGAGCCAGCTGGCCTGGCGGGAGTTCTACCACCACGTCCTCAACTTCAACCCCGAGGTGGTGACGGAGAACTACAAGCAGTACGAGCACGACATCGACTGGAACGAGCCCGGCGAGGAACTCGCCGCCTGGAAGCGCGGGGAGACGGGCTACCCCATCGTCGACGCGGGGATGCGCCAGCTACTGGCGGAGGCGTACATGCACAACCGCGTCCGGATGATCGTCGCCTCGTTCCTCACGAAGGACCTCCTGCTGGACTGGCGCCACGGCTACGCGCACTTCCGCGAGAAGCTGGTCGACCACGACACCGCCAACGACAACGGCGGCTGGCAGTGGGCCGCCTCGACCGGGACCGACGCCCAGCCGTACTTCCGCATCTTCAACCCGATGACGCAGGGCGAGCGCTACGACCCCGCCGCGGAGTACATCACACGCTACGTCCCCGAACTGGAGGGCGTCAACGCCGACGACATCCACTCCTGGCACGAACTCTCCCGCTCCGAGCGCGAGCAGCTGGCGCCCGAGTACCCCGCGCCCATCGTCGACCACTCCGAGCGGCGCGAGCAGGCGCTGGCGATGTTCAAGCGCGCCCGTGGCGAGGACCCCGACGAGGAGTGA
- the pan1 gene encoding proteasome-activating nucleotidase Pan1 — protein MTDAVDDVDMPYDENASQQEKVEALRERLEVLEGQNEEMRDKLLDASAENNKYQQKLERLTHENKKLKQSPLFVATVQELTDEGVVIKQHGNNQEALTEVTDEMRDRLEPDDRVAVNNSLSIVKVLDDETDVRARVMQVEHKPDVGYDDIGGIDEQMEEVRETVELPLKSPEMFTEVGIDPPSGVLLYGPPGTGKTMLAKAVANQTDATFIKMAGSELVHKFIGEGAKLVRDLFELARQNQPAVIFIDEIDAIAAKRTESKTSGDAEVQRTMMQLLSEMDGFDERGDISIIAATNRFDMLDRAILRPGRFDRLIEVPKPDAEGREIIFKIHTRSMNIADDVDYEALAEMADDASGADIKAVCTEAGMFAIRDDRTEVRRVDFEQAWEKIQQEDDEDEDEISKTFA, from the coding sequence ATGACCGACGCCGTGGACGATGTCGATATGCCGTACGACGAGAACGCCTCCCAGCAGGAGAAGGTGGAGGCACTCCGCGAGCGGTTGGAGGTGCTGGAGGGGCAGAACGAGGAGATGCGGGACAAGCTCCTCGACGCCAGCGCGGAGAACAACAAGTACCAGCAGAAGCTCGAGCGGCTCACCCACGAGAACAAGAAGCTCAAGCAGTCGCCGCTGTTCGTCGCGACGGTCCAGGAGCTGACCGACGAGGGGGTCGTCATCAAGCAGCACGGCAACAACCAGGAGGCGCTCACCGAGGTCACCGACGAGATGCGCGACCGCCTGGAGCCCGACGACCGCGTGGCGGTCAACAACTCACTGTCCATCGTGAAGGTGCTGGACGACGAGACGGATGTCCGCGCCCGCGTGATGCAGGTCGAGCACAAGCCGGACGTCGGCTACGACGACATCGGCGGCATCGACGAGCAGATGGAGGAGGTCCGCGAGACGGTCGAGCTCCCGCTCAAGAGCCCCGAGATGTTCACCGAGGTCGGCATCGACCCGCCGAGCGGCGTCCTGCTCTACGGCCCGCCGGGCACGGGCAAGACGATGCTCGCCAAAGCGGTCGCCAACCAGACCGACGCCACCTTCATCAAGATGGCCGGCTCCGAGCTGGTCCACAAGTTCATCGGTGAGGGCGCGAAGCTCGTCCGGGACCTGTTCGAACTCGCCCGCCAGAACCAGCCGGCCGTCATCTTCATCGACGAGATCGACGCCATCGCCGCGAAGCGCACCGAATCGAAGACCTCCGGGGACGCCGAGGTCCAGCGGACGATGATGCAGCTGCTCTCGGAGATGGACGGCTTCGACGAGCGCGGTGACATCTCCATCATCGCCGCCACCAACCGCTTCGACATGCTCGACCGGGCCATCCTCCGGCCGGGCCGCTTCGACCGCCTCATCGAGGTGCCCAAGCCCGACGCCGAGGGCCGCGAGATCATCTTCAAGATCCACACCCGGAGCATGAACATCGCCGACGACGTGGATTACGAGGCCCTCGCCGAGATGGCCGACGACGCCTCCGGGGCGGACATCAAGGCAGTCTGCACGGAGGCCGGGATGTTCGCCATCCGCGACGACCGCACCGAGGTCCGCCGCGTGGACTTCGAACAGGCCTGGGAGAAGATCCAGCAGGAGGACGACGAGGACGAGGACGAGATCTCGAAGACGTTCGCGTAA
- a CDS encoding universal stress protein produces MSDETSDDTGAEAAQDGAGSEGDDSRKKVLVPIDGSEQSHAALQHALSEFEGATLTLLHVINPARAGYGAQAGIPTSSEEWLEEAEAEADELFAAAEERAHGRDVQLETVTEVGNPSRVIVEFTEDEANGIDHVVMGSHGRSGLSRVLLGSVAENVVRRSTVPVTVVR; encoded by the coding sequence ATGAGCGACGAGACGAGCGACGACACCGGCGCCGAGGCGGCACAGGACGGCGCGGGGAGCGAGGGGGACGACAGCCGGAAGAAGGTCCTCGTGCCCATCGATGGATCGGAGCAGTCCCACGCGGCCCTCCAGCACGCGCTGTCGGAGTTCGAGGGCGCGACGCTGACCCTGCTGCACGTGATCAATCCGGCACGGGCCGGCTACGGCGCCCAGGCCGGTATCCCCACCTCGTCGGAGGAGTGGCTCGAGGAGGCCGAGGCCGAGGCCGACGAACTGTTCGCGGCGGCCGAGGAGCGCGCCCACGGCCGGGACGTCCAGCTCGAGACCGTCACGGAGGTCGGCAATCCGTCCCGCGTCATCGTCGAGTTCACCGAGGACGAGGCGAACGGCATCGACCACGTGGTGATGGGCTCGCACGGCCGCTCCGGCCTGTCACGGGTGTTGCTGGGCAGCGTCGCCGAGAACGTCGTCCGCCGGTCGACCGTCCCCGTGACGGTCGTGCGCTGA
- a CDS encoding DUF429 domain-containing protein has protein sequence MHVHGVDFSGSAEPGEDIWLVSGRCPGSPSADGDLELRVTAARPASEAFDATGREPVLEGLRRFLRGEHGGATARQVTGLDCSFGLPATVLPDEVTATGDWRAALEWVRETFADADGRSFQSALKERARGSDADGVELKRATDGPTGASSPYSFITRYQTLHGLRDLVGPLVERDAVAVRPMIPDVADPSLVEVYPAATLRDLGLPDRKYKGDQYPGARTRRERILDGVLDRGVTLEGVSRERILADSGGDALDALVGAVAVARNLPDLAIDRARCDPIEGYIYV, from the coding sequence GTGCACGTCCACGGCGTCGACTTCAGCGGGAGTGCGGAGCCCGGGGAGGACATCTGGCTCGTCTCCGGACGGTGTCCGGGGAGCCCGTCGGCCGACGGCGACCTCGAACTCCGCGTCACGGCCGCGCGCCCGGCGAGCGAGGCGTTCGACGCCACCGGCCGCGAGCCGGTGCTCGAGGGACTCAGGCGGTTCCTCCGCGGCGAGCACGGGGGCGCGACGGCACGGCAGGTGACGGGGCTGGACTGCTCGTTCGGGCTCCCGGCGACGGTGCTCCCCGACGAGGTGACGGCGACTGGCGACTGGCGGGCGGCTCTCGAGTGGGTCCGCGAGACGTTCGCCGACGCCGACGGCCGGTCGTTCCAGTCGGCACTGAAGGAGCGGGCCCGCGGCAGCGACGCCGACGGCGTCGAACTGAAGCGCGCCACCGACGGCCCGACTGGTGCCTCCTCGCCGTACTCGTTCATCACCCGCTACCAGACACTCCACGGCCTCCGGGACCTGGTCGGGCCACTCGTCGAGCGCGACGCCGTCGCCGTCCGGCCGATGATTCCCGATGTCGCCGACCCCTCGCTGGTCGAGGTGTACCCCGCGGCGACCCTGCGCGACCTCGGCCTCCCCGACCGCAAGTACAAGGGCGACCAGTATCCCGGAGCGCGCACCCGACGCGAGCGTATCCTCGACGGGGTGCTCGACCGTGGCGTGACGCTGGAGGGGGTCTCCCGTGAGCGCATCCTCGCCGACAGCGGCGGCGACGCGCTCGACGCGCTCGTCGGTGCAGTGGCCGTGGCGCGGAACCTGCCCGACCTCGCGATCGACCGCGCACGGTGCGACCCGATCGAGGGCTACATCTACGTATAG
- a CDS encoding phosphonate ABC transporter ATP-binding protein: protein MPSVSLQNVTKRYGEDTVALDGVSLDIDSGEFVVVLGPSGAGKSTLLRILNGLTQPTEGSVSIGGQPVSATGSEVGMVFQMHYLIESISAYRNALTGALGRTGTLRSALTLNEREDKREALRALDTVGLLQEAEQRAGSMSGGQKQRVGIARALVQQPSLLLADEPVSSLDPKAARDVMNYMKQAARERDLTTLASLHQVNIAREFGDRFVGIRDGSIIFDGDREALTMDVVDRLYYGEETDGAFSEGGDGEAAAAESVTGGVES, encoded by the coding sequence ATGCCAAGCGTCTCGCTCCAGAACGTCACGAAACGGTACGGCGAGGACACCGTCGCCCTCGACGGCGTCTCGCTCGATATCGACTCCGGCGAGTTCGTCGTCGTCCTCGGTCCCTCGGGGGCCGGGAAGTCGACTCTCCTGCGTATCCTCAACGGACTCACCCAGCCGACCGAGGGAAGCGTCAGCATCGGCGGTCAGCCCGTCTCGGCCACCGGCAGCGAGGTCGGGATGGTGTTCCAGATGCACTACCTCATCGAGTCCATCTCCGCCTACCGGAACGCCCTGACGGGGGCCCTGGGCCGGACCGGAACGCTCCGCAGCGCGCTCACCCTGAACGAGCGCGAGGACAAGCGCGAGGCGCTCCGGGCGCTGGACACCGTCGGCCTGCTGCAGGAGGCCGAGCAGCGCGCCGGGTCCATGTCCGGCGGCCAGAAACAGCGCGTCGGCATCGCCCGCGCGCTGGTCCAGCAGCCCTCGCTGCTGCTCGCCGACGAGCCGGTCTCCAGCCTCGACCCGAAGGCCGCACGCGACGTGATGAACTACATGAAGCAGGCGGCCAGGGAGCGTGACCTGACGACCCTGGCGAGCCTCCACCAGGTCAACATCGCCCGCGAGTTCGGCGACCGCTTCGTCGGCATCCGGGACGGGAGCATCATCTTCGACGGGGACCGCGAGGCGCTGACCATGGACGTGGTCGACCGGCTCTACTACGGCGAGGAGACAGACGGTGCGTTCAGCGAGGGGGGAGACGGTGAGGCGGCCGCGGCCGAGAGCGTCACCGGGGGTGTGGAGTCGTGA